One window of Dehalobacterium formicoaceticum genomic DNA carries:
- a CDS encoding ATP-grasp domain-containing protein, with product MQEYIPCGELEFTVGICLGHQGKVLSKIALKRKLQDGISIAAISDDYHEIADYCARVAQSFSLLGAYGAINFQLRLQEGKKDGQPIIFEINPRFSSSTGMRSLLGINEPEILLRSQVLRQEVPPMMPKTGLVLRQYSDYYLPLAMFKGIGSIAF from the coding sequence ATCCAGGAATATATTCCCTGTGGGGAGCTGGAATTTACCGTGGGAATTTGCTTGGGCCATCAGGGAAAAGTGCTTTCAAAAATTGCTTTAAAACGGAAGTTGCAGGACGGAATTTCTATCGCCGCAATCTCCGATGATTATCATGAGATTGCAGATTATTGTGCTAGGGTTGCCCAATCATTTAGCTTGTTGGGCGCCTATGGAGCTATCAATTTTCAGCTGCGTCTTCAAGAGGGTAAAAAAGATGGGCAGCCGATTATCTTCGAAATCAATCCCCGGTTCAGCAGTTCCACCGGTATGAGGAGTCTTCTCGGGATCAACGAGCCGGAGATTTTACTGCGCTCTCAGGTGCTGCGCCAAGAAGTACCTCCCATGATGCCTAAAACCGGTCTGGTCTTGCGTCAATACTCCGATTATTATTTGCCCTTAGCAATGTTCAAAGGTATTGGTTCGATCGCTTTTTGA
- a CDS encoding FAD:protein FMN transferase: MIFTTSCMDKNAEPEKISKDIFTMDTMINITAYARDLTKGREAVEQAAGEFQRINDLVGRFPGEHLPDTQKSDIIRLNEKAGIAPVTVSDDTLAMVGRAIYCAKLSAGAFDITIGPVMDLWGFGGEQYHVPTEDELNRVLPLTDYRKIIIDKEAKTIFLPEKGMIMDLGGIAKGYATDLAVQKLRAGGIESALVNAGGNVFALGSKPDGSPWQIGIQDPRDSTAVAAILSVTDKAVISSGDYERYFEEKGVRYHHIIDPASGRPARGVMGTTIVTNNSTDGDIFSTLMFVLGPEKGMALQKTWQEMEVVFITDQKEIIYSHGLDGLIEFTNQTDYSVRQSL; the protein is encoded by the coding sequence ATGATCTTTACAACGAGCTGTATGGACAAGAATGCAGAACCGGAAAAAATCAGTAAAGACATATTTACCATGGATACGATGATTAATATTACCGCCTATGCCCGTGACTTAACAAAAGGCCGTGAGGCGGTAGAACAGGCGGCAGGGGAATTTCAGCGCATCAATGATCTCGTCGGCCGTTTTCCGGGAGAACATCTTCCTGATACTCAAAAGAGCGATATTATCCGGCTAAACGAAAAAGCGGGCATCGCACCTGTGACCGTAAGTGATGATACCCTGGCCATGGTTGGGCGGGCAATTTATTGCGCCAAACTGAGCGCGGGAGCTTTTGATATTACCATTGGACCGGTGATGGATCTTTGGGGTTTTGGCGGCGAACAATATCATGTTCCCACTGAGGATGAATTAAACCGGGTATTGCCGTTAACGGATTATCGGAAAATTATCATCGACAAAGAAGCAAAAACGATTTTTCTCCCTGAAAAAGGGATGATTATGGATTTGGGGGGTATTGCCAAGGGATATGCGACGGATTTGGCGGTGCAAAAATTGCGCGCAGGGGGTATTGAGAGTGCACTGGTGAACGCCGGGGGTAATGTATTTGCTTTGGGCAGCAAACCGGACGGTTCACCTTGGCAAATTGGCATTCAGGACCCCCGGGACAGCACAGCAGTGGCAGCTATTCTTAGTGTGACCGATAAAGCTGTGATCAGCTCCGGGGACTATGAACGCTATTTTGAGGAAAAGGGTGTCCGGTATCATCATATTATTGATCCGGCCAGCGGCCGACCGGCCCGGGGGGTCATGGGGACAACCATTGTCACGAATAATTCCACAGACGGCGATATTTTTTCTACCTTAATGTTTGTGTTAGGCCCCGAAAAAGGAATGGCTCTGCAAAAGACATGGCAGGAGATGGAAGTGGTCTTTATTACTGATCAGAAGGAGATTATTTACAGTCACGGTCTTGATGGTTTGATCGAGTTTACAAATCAGACAGATTATTCGGTACGTCAATCCCTTTGA
- a CDS encoding Gx transporter family protein, which produces MKTRELTTVSVLVALATVLHVIESFFPSPLPIPGAKLGLANIVTLLTLVLFGWKTGFLVAFLRIMLGSLLSGSLLTTGFFLSFAGAITSTLMMALCLYFFTGFSVIGVSVVGAVFHNLGQLAMAGLLIEHMAIFFYLPVLLLAAIPTGLFTGFILKYLLKHLKGIDVPNNLSDL; this is translated from the coding sequence ATGAAAACACGTGAATTAACAACGGTTTCCGTACTGGTCGCCTTGGCCACGGTACTGCATGTCATCGAATCCTTTTTCCCCAGTCCCTTACCGATCCCGGGAGCAAAATTAGGCTTGGCAAACATTGTCACCCTGCTGACCCTGGTTCTCTTTGGTTGGAAAACAGGTTTTCTGGTGGCTTTTCTTAGGATCATGCTGGGCTCTCTCCTAAGCGGCAGTTTACTCACCACAGGCTTTTTTCTCAGTTTTGCCGGTGCGATAACCAGCACTTTGATGATGGCCCTCTGCCTCTATTTTTTTACCGGATTCAGTGTGATTGGTGTCAGCGTCGTGGGTGCGGTTTTTCACAACCTGGGTCAGTTGGCTATGGCCGGGTTATTAATCGAACACATGGCTATTTTCTTTTATCTGCCGGTTCTGCTCCTGGCTGCCATTCCCACAGGGCTATTTACCGGCTTCATTTTAAAATATTTGCTCAAGCATCTCAAAGGGATTGACGTACCGAATAATCTGTCTGATTTGTAA
- a CDS encoding NusG domain II-containing protein, which produces MTKRDLILIMVLVLIALASFAVPYLGVKGQGNIAAEISADGKVVQHIDLQSVMQQEEFSVPGPLGNTIVQIQEGRARIVESPCPDKICVRTGWIKLAGQTAICVPNRIILRIVSEDKKIDSISR; this is translated from the coding sequence GTGACAAAACGAGATCTCATTTTAATCATGGTGTTGGTGCTGATCGCCCTGGCAAGTTTTGCTGTGCCTTATTTGGGGGTCAAAGGTCAAGGAAACATTGCGGCGGAAATTTCCGCTGACGGCAAAGTGGTGCAACATATTGACCTGCAAAGTGTGATGCAGCAAGAAGAGTTTTCTGTTCCGGGGCCTCTAGGCAATACGATTGTCCAGATCCAAGAGGGCAGAGCAAGAATTGTTGAATCCCCCTGTCCGGACAAAATTTGTGTCCGGACAGGCTGGATTAAATTGGCCGGACAGACAGCTATCTGTGTCCCTAATCGCATCATCCTGCGTATTGTATCTGAAGATAAAAAGATCGATAGCATTTCACGCTAA
- a CDS encoding acyl-CoA dehydratase activase, which translates to MNKAYLGIDIGSISTKGVVIDENNEIKAKEYLWTEGNPIGAVKRLLSILKDQLDQEQYQVVAVGTTGSARKLIGVVTEATVVKNEITAHAIGTTSLYPEVRTIFEIGGQDSKIILIENGIVVDYAMNTLCAAGTGAFLSSQAHRLGVGVEEFGKLALTSKKPTQIAARCTVFAESDLVHKAQIGHKKEDIIAGLCKSVVSNYLNNVGKGKKILPPIVFQGGVSKNEGVKKAFEYATGYPVIVDPNGHLTGALGVAVLAKKSKVEKEFTFDIASIEFTTQGAECGKCSNNCEIICVYREDELIDAWGNKCEKGAIKKAIA; encoded by the coding sequence ATGAACAAAGCATATTTAGGGATCGATATTGGTTCCATCTCGACCAAAGGTGTGGTCATCGATGAAAATAATGAAATCAAAGCTAAGGAATATCTGTGGACGGAGGGAAACCCTATCGGGGCAGTAAAAAGATTGTTGAGTATTTTAAAGGATCAGCTGGATCAGGAACAATATCAGGTTGTCGCGGTGGGGACAACCGGCAGTGCCCGGAAGCTGATTGGAGTCGTGACCGAAGCAACGGTGGTAAAAAATGAAATTACCGCCCATGCCATCGGCACCACCTCCCTTTATCCCGAGGTGCGCACGATTTTTGAAATAGGGGGACAGGATTCAAAAATCATTTTAATCGAAAACGGCATTGTTGTGGATTATGCTATGAATACCCTTTGCGCAGCGGGAACAGGGGCTTTTCTCTCCAGCCAGGCTCATCGCCTGGGAGTTGGGGTGGAGGAGTTTGGTAAACTGGCTTTAACATCAAAGAAACCGACCCAAATTGCCGCCCGTTGCACGGTATTTGCCGAATCTGACCTTGTTCACAAAGCACAAATCGGTCATAAAAAGGAAGATATCATTGCCGGTTTATGCAAATCCGTGGTGAGCAATTATCTTAATAATGTAGGAAAAGGGAAAAAAATTCTTCCTCCCATCGTTTTTCAAGGGGGCGTAAGCAAGAATGAAGGAGTGAAAAAAGCTTTTGAATATGCCACCGGTTACCCGGTTATCGTAGACCCAAACGGTCACTTGACCGGTGCCTTAGGCGTGGCAGTGCTGGCAAAAAAATCAAAGGTGGAAAAGGAATTTACCTTTGATATCGCAAGTATTGAATTTACCACCCAGGGGGCGGAGTGTGGGAAATGCTCCAATAACTGTGAAATCATTTGTGTCTATCGAGAGGATGAATTAATTGATGCCTGGGGCAACAAATGTGAAAAAGGGGCAATCAAGAAAGCCATCGCCTGA
- a CDS encoding 2-hydroxyacyl-CoA dehydratase — protein sequence MAKYKVSFPQLGNYYVPLEVLFTEGLGVEYIIPPPITKRTLEIGSRYSPDSVCAPFKYTLGNFIETIEAGANTLVQAGGVCRLGYYGELDEQILRDLGYEVRFVNLAKAQISKPYTFYNYFKEINPDLSLNKIAQILPVALQMVQYIDEFEDYIRKNIGFEEEQGSFTSVHQDFLAELRQVRTKQELKKTYHKYGKYLKEIKVQIPQNPLRVGIVGEYYTIMEPFSNHYMEKELAQMGIVVDRWMNVTNSLLHRPQKKDKERIKHYAKYNMGATSMFTIDKALEFAKKGYDGIIHVKSSGCTPEIDAMPVLQNISADYKIPVLYFSFDSQTSDIGIQTRLEAFYDMIMMRKEN from the coding sequence GTGGCTAAATATAAAGTCAGCTTCCCTCAACTGGGAAATTATTATGTTCCACTGGAAGTTTTATTTACTGAAGGATTAGGAGTTGAATACATCATCCCGCCCCCGATCACAAAAAGAACCCTGGAAATCGGCAGCCGGTACAGTCCGGATTCTGTTTGTGCCCCCTTTAAATATACCCTGGGGAATTTTATAGAAACCATTGAAGCGGGGGCCAATACCCTGGTTCAAGCCGGCGGGGTGTGCCGATTAGGTTATTACGGCGAACTTGATGAGCAGATTCTGAGGGATTTAGGATACGAGGTACGCTTTGTTAATCTGGCCAAAGCTCAGATTTCAAAACCTTATACTTTTTATAATTATTTTAAGGAGATCAATCCGGATCTTTCCCTGAATAAAATTGCCCAGATCCTTCCTGTGGCATTGCAAATGGTGCAATACATCGACGAATTTGAAGATTATATCCGTAAAAATATTGGCTTTGAAGAAGAGCAGGGCAGCTTCACAAGTGTGCATCAAGATTTTCTGGCAGAACTTAGGCAGGTCCGAACAAAACAGGAATTAAAAAAGACATATCATAAATATGGGAAGTACTTAAAAGAAATTAAAGTGCAGATCCCCCAAAACCCTCTGCGGGTTGGCATCGTAGGTGAATATTATACGATTATGGAGCCCTTCAGCAATCATTATATGGAGAAAGAACTTGCCCAGATGGGCATTGTCGTTGACCGGTGGATGAATGTTACAAATTCTTTGCTTCATCGACCACAGAAAAAGGACAAAGAACGTATTAAACATTATGCGAAATACAATATGGGGGCTACCAGTATGTTTACCATCGATAAAGCCTTGGAATTTGCCAAAAAAGGTTATGACGGCATCATTCATGTGAAATCATCCGGATGCACACCGGAAATAGATGCTATGCCGGTGCTGCAAAACATCAGCGCCGATTATAAAATCCCGGTATTATATTTCAGTTTTGATTCTCAGACCAGCGATATCGGGATCCAAACACGACTTGAGGCCTTTTATGATATGATCATGATGCGAAAGGAGAATTAG
- a CDS encoding acyl-CoA dehydratase activase-related protein yields MKIGIPKGLLYYRYSYLWKTFFDELDIDYIISPDTNKAIMDKGLGYAIDEACLSSKIYLGHVEYLIGKCDYILVPRISNYGSEGTVCTKFQAIYDIVQNTFRDRGIKLLHYNIDYKNLEIEMNAFLKMGKFLGKRKSAAMRAYYLAKQAEKTARIMDEKHQEQLLNEDKIKILLFAHDYNIFDKHIGKPIIDYLNEMGAVPIIGDLADKKSALAKSVEISDTLPWKYSKELVGSIALYRERVDGIILISSFNCGPDSLVNEIIIRRVKNKPILNLTVDGQEGSAGMETRLESFLDIIKFKKDDYRG; encoded by the coding sequence ATGAAAATCGGTATACCTAAAGGGCTTTTATATTATAGATACTCTTATCTCTGGAAAACTTTTTTTGATGAATTAGACATAGATTATATCATCAGTCCGGATACAAACAAAGCAATCATGGATAAAGGGCTGGGCTATGCCATTGATGAAGCTTGTCTCTCTTCTAAGATTTATTTAGGTCATGTAGAATATTTAATCGGAAAATGCGATTATATCCTGGTCCCTCGCATCTCCAACTATGGCAGTGAAGGAACCGTATGTACTAAGTTTCAGGCTATTTATGATATTGTGCAAAACACATTCCGGGACAGGGGGATTAAATTGTTGCACTACAACATTGATTATAAGAATTTAGAGATTGAAATGAATGCTTTTCTTAAAATGGGAAAATTCCTGGGCAAAAGAAAATCTGCGGCGATGCGGGCTTACTACCTTGCAAAACAGGCTGAAAAAACTGCCCGGATCATGGATGAAAAACATCAAGAGCAATTATTAAATGAAGATAAGATAAAAATTCTCCTCTTCGCCCATGATTACAATATTTTTGACAAACATATCGGAAAACCGATAATCGATTACCTAAATGAGATGGGGGCGGTGCCTATTATCGGGGATCTGGCCGATAAGAAGTCGGCTCTGGCTAAATCTGTTGAGATCTCTGATACCTTGCCTTGGAAATACAGCAAGGAATTAGTCGGATCCATTGCCCTGTACCGGGAGAGGGTTGACGGTATTATTCTGATCAGTTCCTTTAACTGCGGACCGGATTCCTTAGTCAACGAAATCATTATCAGAAGGGTGAAGAATAAGCCCATCCTTAATCTCACAGTAGACGGCCAGGAAGGAAGCGCCGGGATGGAAACAAGACTGGAAAGCTTTCTTGACATTATTAAATTCAAAAAGGATGATTACCGTGGCTAA
- a CDS encoding helix-turn-helix domain-containing protein — MSIAETIKAIRRELQMTQTNFAEAVHVSFSTVNRWENNRVAPNRMARALILDLCEKKDVNRSLIDKIRSYI, encoded by the coding sequence ATGAGTATTGCTGAAACGATTAAGGCAATCCGCCGGGAGCTCCAAATGACCCAGACTAATTTTGCCGAAGCGGTTCATGTCAGCTTTTCCACTGTAAACCGTTGGGAAAACAATAGAGTGGCGCCTAACCGCATGGCGCGGGCCTTGATTCTGGATTTATGTGAGAAGAAAGATGTAAATAGATCATTAATTGACAAAATACGTTCCTATATATAG
- a CDS encoding DUF1638 domain-containing protein, whose translation MKAVICACRTIEDELNFVLQENKIDFPVIYMEAGLHDDPEKLKSVLQNTIDRIENIDYILLGYALCGNGLIGLSSKKAALVLPQYHDCVAMFLGSDERYRANLGTEMAALFITGGSMRHFNPKYTFYEKMIPRLGEKKALRYSQLVFQNYKRFALVETGAFSAEPLFQEMKDQAEFFNLETHRMKGTVDIFRKLVLGQWDEHFQIVPPGQKIQIWNLSSNIDNKIMPGL comes from the coding sequence ATGAAAGCCGTGATTTGTGCTTGTCGTACGATTGAAGACGAGCTGAATTTTGTCTTGCAGGAAAATAAGATTGATTTTCCAGTCATATATATGGAAGCAGGTCTTCATGATGATCCGGAAAAATTGAAGAGCGTTCTTCAAAATACGATCGATAGGATTGAAAATATAGATTATATTTTACTGGGTTATGCTCTGTGCGGCAATGGCTTGATTGGTCTTTCCAGCAAAAAGGCTGCCTTGGTTCTGCCCCAATATCATGATTGTGTGGCGATGTTCCTGGGGTCAGATGAAAGATACCGGGCTAATTTAGGCACTGAAATGGCCGCACTTTTTATAACCGGAGGGTCAATGCGCCATTTTAATCCGAAATATACATTTTATGAGAAGATGATTCCCCGACTTGGTGAAAAAAAAGCTTTACGTTATTCCCAATTAGTTTTTCAAAATTATAAAAGGTTTGCCTTGGTGGAAACAGGGGCTTTTAGTGCGGAACCCTTATTTCAGGAAATGAAGGATCAAGCTGAATTCTTTAACTTGGAGACCCACCGAATGAAGGGAACTGTTGATATTTTTCGTAAATTAGTGCTGGGGCAATGGGATGAACACTTTCAGATAGTTCCTCCGGGACAAAAGATACAGATATGGAATTTGTCCAGCAATATCGATAATAAAATCATGCCCGGCTTATGA
- a CDS encoding Smr/MutS family protein, whose protein sequence is MNTNQPQGIVDLDIHGMNKYQAKILIDNRLKSAAADIYIIRVVHGYHSGTELRDMVRKEYKGNPKVKRIQYGMNPGVTELILRELF, encoded by the coding sequence ATGAATACGAATCAACCACAGGGCATCGTTGATCTGGACATTCATGGCATGAACAAATACCAGGCCAAGATATTAATTGATAACCGTCTAAAGAGTGCCGCGGCAGATATCTATATCATTCGTGTCGTCCATGGTTATCATAGTGGAACAGAGCTGCGGGATATGGTGCGTAAAGAATATAAAGGCAACCCCAAGGTTAAGAGAATCCAATACGGTATGAATCCTGGAGTGACTGAGCTAATTCTGCGAGAGCTGTTTTAG
- a CDS encoding LysM peptidoglycan-binding domain-containing protein, with the protein MPAVLYTVQLGDTLYGIARQYGTTAQAIASANNIPDPNLIMPGTQLIIPTQVMEPPGGPPPGGIIYTVQSGDSLNRIAQRYGITVPSILNLNNISNPDVIFPGTKLLLPENTREPGMITYVVMPGDTLYHIALRFRTTVPDLIRINSIQNPDMLQVGQILSIPTPGIGHAIYQGNPNKRMAALTFDATYGDNQTTTLLNILAQNNIKATFFLSGIWLENFPQLARDIAAAGHEIGNHSYTHPHLPQLTVNEVTDQILRTGTVIRTITGRISYLFRPPFGEYTPTILNVIASLGYLTIMWTVDSLDWQNPGVEPIVNRVVNNIKPGAIVLMHQSAVQTPQALPAIIEGLRALGYSFGTVTEVLDP; encoded by the coding sequence ATGCCTGCGGTTTTATATACGGTACAGCTGGGAGATACCTTGTATGGCATTGCCCGCCAGTACGGAACTACTGCACAGGCAATTGCTTCTGCCAATAATATTCCTGACCCGAACTTAATCATGCCCGGCACTCAACTGATTATACCAACTCAGGTCATGGAACCGCCCGGGGGTCCGCCTCCCGGAGGTATCATTTATACGGTGCAATCAGGGGATTCCCTCAATCGCATTGCACAAAGATATGGGATCACGGTGCCAAGTATACTAAACTTGAATAATATTTCCAATCCGGATGTCATTTTTCCCGGAACAAAACTGCTGCTCCCGGAAAATACACGGGAACCCGGTATGATTACCTATGTAGTAATGCCTGGTGATACTTTATATCATATTGCACTAAGATTCAGAACCACAGTGCCCGATTTGATCCGCATAAACAGCATTCAAAATCCGGATATGCTGCAAGTGGGGCAAATTCTAAGTATACCTACACCGGGAATCGGTCATGCAATTTACCAGGGCAACCCCAATAAAAGGATGGCTGCACTTACTTTTGATGCTACTTATGGTGACAATCAAACCACAACGCTGCTCAATATTCTGGCCCAAAACAATATTAAAGCTACTTTTTTCTTATCCGGAATTTGGCTGGAGAACTTTCCCCAATTAGCCAGGGACATTGCCGCTGCCGGACATGAAATCGGCAATCACAGTTACACACACCCTCATTTGCCTCAATTAACTGTCAACGAAGTAACAGATCAGATTTTGCGCACCGGAACCGTCATCAGAACTATAACAGGAAGAATATCTTATTTGTTCAGGCCTCCTTTCGGTGAATATACGCCGACAATTTTAAATGTCATTGCCAGCTTAGGTTATTTGACCATCATGTGGACTGTGGATTCATTGGATTGGCAAAACCCGGGGGTGGAACCGATTGTGAACCGGGTTGTCAATAATATTAAACCGGGTGCCATTGTCCTGATGCATCAATCAGCTGTCCAAACACCCCAAGCACTGCCTGCCATTATTGAAGGACTGAGGGCACTGGGGTATTCCTTTGGGACTGTGACAGAGGTGTTGGATCCGTAA
- the phnX gene encoding phosphonoacetaldehyde hydrolase, translating to MSKKIEAVIFDWAGTTVDFGSFAPVQALIEAFKQFGVTPTVEEVREPMGMPKWNHIETMMKMTRISEEWEKIHGKASTKEDVDTVYAASETSIMGILKDFAEPKPFVLQAIKDLRGRNIKVGSTTGYTDEMMSIVVPKAEEKGYKPDFWCTPNAVNNVGRPYPYMIFKNFEALGLADVSSVIKVGDTVADIKEGRNAGLISVGIIEGSSIMALSESEFNALSQEDKNREYERVESVYKSCGADYIIKNMSELLPLIDSLEK from the coding sequence ATGAGTAAAAAAATTGAAGCAGTTATTTTTGACTGGGCAGGTACAACAGTAGATTTTGGTTCTTTTGCCCCTGTACAAGCACTTATTGAAGCTTTTAAGCAGTTTGGCGTAACTCCCACTGTTGAAGAAGTTCGTGAGCCCATGGGAATGCCTAAATGGAATCACATTGAAACGATGATGAAGATGACAAGAATTTCTGAAGAATGGGAAAAGATTCACGGAAAGGCTTCTACAAAAGAGGATGTAGATACTGTCTATGCAGCAAGCGAAACCTCAATTATGGGTATTTTGAAAGATTTTGCAGAGCCTAAGCCCTTTGTTTTGCAAGCTATCAAGGATCTTCGCGGAAGAAATATTAAAGTCGGTTCGACCACAGGCTATACAGATGAAATGATGAGTATAGTTGTGCCAAAGGCTGAAGAAAAAGGTTATAAGCCTGATTTTTGGTGTACCCCAAACGCAGTCAACAATGTGGGCAGGCCTTATCCCTATATGATTTTCAAAAACTTTGAAGCCCTTGGTTTAGCAGATGTTTCTTCCGTAATCAAGGTTGGTGATACGGTTGCAGACATCAAAGAGGGCAGAAATGCAGGACTTATCTCTGTTGGTATAATTGAGGGCAGCTCAATTATGGCTCTTTCGGAAAGTGAGTTCAATGCTCTTTCTCAGGAAGATAAAAACAGAGAATATGAGCGTGTGGAGTCTGTATATAAATCCTGTGGTGCTGATTATATCATTAAAAATATGAGTGAGCTTCTTCCACTTATTGATAGTCTTGAGAAATAA